From the genome of Colwellia psychrerythraea 34H, one region includes:
- a CDS encoding YnbE family lipoprotein, with protein MVKILAPLLAVFLFTACTHRVEVSAKEPITINLNLKIDHEIRVKVDKELDDIFSDDSDIF; from the coding sequence ATGGTTAAAATACTGGCACCACTGCTAGCTGTATTTTTATTTACTGCCTGCACTCATCGAGTTGAAGTAAGTGCTAAAGAGCCAATCACGATTAACTTGAATCTTAAGATTGATCATGAGATTCGAGTCAAAGTCGATAAAGAACTCGATGATATTTTCAGTGACGATAGTGATATCTTTTAG
- a CDS encoding YdbL family protein, whose translation MNKLIKHSIKHLIRKVSLVLIASSIAFSAWAVTLDQAKQQGLVGEMSNGYLGVVVASTEVSDLVDMVNKKRKDIYLNLARKNKITMQQVTKLAGEKSMAKTQPGHLIQNAEGQWVKK comes from the coding sequence ATGAATAAATTAATAAAACACTCAATCAAGCACTTAATTAGAAAAGTGAGCCTAGTGTTAATTGCCTCTTCCATAGCATTTTCAGCTTGGGCAGTTACTCTCGATCAAGCCAAACAGCAAGGGCTTGTTGGTGAAATGTCTAATGGTTATCTAGGTGTGGTAGTGGCAAGCACTGAAGTTAGCGACTTGGTAGATATGGTCAATAAAAAACGTAAAGATATTTACCTTAACTTGGCGCGAAAAAATAAAATCACTATGCAGCAAGTTACTAAGCTAGCGGGCGAAAAGTCTATGGCTAAAACTCAGCCAGGACATTTAATTCAAAATGCTGAAGGGCAATGGGTTAAAAAATAA